In Effusibacillus lacus, a single window of DNA contains:
- a CDS encoding arylamine N-acetyltransferase family protein, whose amino-acid sequence MNLEAYLNRIGIEGRGSADLAFLSHLQSQHMLSVPFENLDIHRGIRITLDADRIFQKVVGNRRGGFCYELNGLLYYALRELGYDVTMVSGEVKRKDGTYGPPFDHLALLVHLDRDYLVDVGFGDSVRTPLPMTGEEVEDVSGLYRIQLDSTVPHGYLFQKKIEGEWVAEYRFTTVPRLFEDFADMCEYHQTSPQSSFTQKELASLSTPTGRVTYSGDDLIITEGKEKTRVPIQSDGDKRRILQHYFGIAI is encoded by the coding sequence ATGAACCTGGAAGCCTATCTGAACCGAATTGGCATTGAAGGTCGTGGAAGTGCCGATTTGGCTTTTCTGTCTCACCTGCAATCCCAACACATGCTGAGTGTTCCCTTCGAAAATCTGGACATCCACCGGGGCATCCGAATTACACTGGATGCGGACCGGATTTTTCAAAAAGTGGTCGGAAATCGGCGCGGCGGATTCTGTTACGAACTGAACGGCCTGCTTTATTATGCACTTCGGGAACTTGGGTACGATGTTACGATGGTTTCCGGAGAAGTCAAACGGAAAGACGGCACCTATGGGCCGCCATTTGACCATCTGGCCCTGCTTGTTCACTTGGACAGGGATTACTTGGTGGATGTGGGTTTCGGCGACTCCGTGCGAACCCCCCTGCCGATGACGGGAGAAGAAGTAGAAGACGTAAGCGGGCTCTATAGGATACAACTGGATTCTACAGTACCCCATGGGTACCTGTTCCAAAAGAAAATCGAAGGGGAATGGGTGGCCGAATACAGGTTCACCACTGTCCCCAGACTCTTTGAGGATTTCGCCGACATGTGCGAGTACCACCAAACCTCTCCCCAGTCCAGTTTTACGCAAAAGGAGCTGGCATCCTTGTCCACCCCTACAGGAAGGGTCACTTATTCGGGGGATGATTTGATCATCACTGAAGGGAAAGAGAAAACCAGGGTTCCAATCCAATCGGATGGGGACAAACGGCGCATCCTGCAGCATTATTTTGGCATCGCCATTTGA
- a CDS encoding enoyl-CoA hydratase/isomerase family protein produces the protein MNLTKILYDKSDGIAKITLNDPERRNPLSAALAEELICAISDADRDESVRVMILTGAGSAFSAGGDLAAFSQGGQKSAPDHHREGKATTELFRLGASVRKPIIAAVNGHALGGGCGLAAMAHITLASEEAKFGTTEIKVGLVPMVILPWIRRAVGHKKTLEMMLTGDLCSAQEAQAIGLVQRVIPADRLQEEAMDLARKIAGYSPLAIQLGLDAFYNTEEMDLLKGLDYLNTLRVVSFLSEDLQEGARAFIEKRAPRFIGR, from the coding sequence ATGAATCTTACAAAGATCCTTTATGACAAATCGGACGGTATTGCGAAGATTACGCTGAATGACCCGGAAAGACGCAATCCCCTTAGTGCGGCTCTGGCGGAGGAATTGATCTGTGCCATTTCGGATGCGGACCGGGACGAATCGGTTCGGGTAATGATCCTGACCGGAGCGGGAAGCGCTTTTTCCGCAGGGGGAGACTTGGCCGCCTTCTCGCAAGGGGGGCAAAAATCAGCCCCCGATCATCACCGGGAGGGGAAAGCCACCACGGAACTGTTCCGCTTGGGCGCATCCGTTCGCAAGCCGATCATCGCAGCCGTCAACGGGCATGCGTTGGGTGGTGGCTGCGGTTTGGCAGCCATGGCTCACATCACGCTGGCGTCCGAAGAGGCCAAGTTCGGCACAACGGAAATCAAGGTAGGACTCGTCCCTATGGTGATACTACCGTGGATCCGGCGGGCGGTTGGCCATAAGAAAACGTTGGAGATGATGCTGACGGGTGACCTCTGCAGTGCACAGGAAGCGCAGGCAATCGGACTGGTGCAACGAGTGATCCCGGCTGATCGACTGCAGGAGGAGGCGATGGATTTGGCCCGCAAAATTGCGGGTTACAGTCCGCTTGCCATACAGCTGGGACTTGATGCGTTCTACAACACGGAAGAAATGGACCTGTTGAAGGGGCTGGATTACCTGAATACCCTGCGGGTGGTGAGTTTCCTCAGCGAAGACCTGCAGGAGGGAGCACGGGCTTTCATTGAGAAGCGGGCTCCCCGTTTTATCGGCCGGTGA
- a CDS encoding NAD(P)H-dependent flavin oxidoreductase → MTQKLPLQISSRLTLPVINAPMFLVSGPELVMESCKAGIIGSFPSLNARTPEIQDEWMGRIKEELAAHQAANPDAKTAPWAMNIVAHRTNKRLETDMNLVLKHRPPIIITSLGSPKPIVEVVHAYGGLVFSDVISLPFARKAAEAGVDGLILVCAGAGGHAGTINSFAFVEAVREFYDGLLILAGNISSGRAILAAEALGADLAYMGTRFIATKESMASDEYKQMLIDATLEDLVYTNAFTGVHANMLKPSIRKAGLDPDNLKPKNSVDLEFIENKEVKAWKDIWSAGQGVGAVKKVQPVAELVADLQREYDEALAGLCKGKRVQG, encoded by the coding sequence ATGACGCAAAAACTTCCGCTGCAGATATCCAGCCGGTTAACGCTGCCGGTAATCAATGCCCCCATGTTTCTGGTCTCGGGACCCGAGCTTGTCATGGAAAGCTGCAAGGCGGGGATAATCGGTTCCTTCCCCTCCTTAAACGCCCGCACACCGGAAATCCAGGACGAGTGGATGGGTCGCATCAAGGAGGAATTGGCAGCCCATCAGGCTGCCAACCCGGACGCAAAGACGGCTCCCTGGGCCATGAACATTGTGGCCCACAGGACGAACAAGCGGCTGGAGACTGATATGAACCTGGTCCTCAAACATCGGCCACCCATCATCATTACATCCCTCGGGAGTCCCAAACCGATTGTGGAGGTGGTTCATGCCTATGGCGGACTGGTGTTCTCCGATGTGATATCGCTTCCTTTTGCGAGAAAAGCCGCCGAGGCGGGCGTCGACGGTTTGATCCTGGTATGCGCCGGGGCAGGCGGACACGCGGGAACCATCAACAGTTTTGCCTTTGTCGAAGCGGTTCGCGAGTTCTATGACGGGCTCCTGATTCTGGCCGGAAACATTTCCAGCGGACGTGCCATTCTGGCTGCCGAGGCCCTGGGGGCCGACCTGGCATACATGGGAACCCGCTTTATCGCCACCAAAGAAAGCATGGCCAGTGATGAATACAAGCAAATGCTGATTGACGCAACCCTGGAGGATCTGGTCTACACCAATGCCTTTACCGGAGTGCACGCCAATATGCTCAAGCCCAGCATTCGCAAAGCGGGGTTGGACCCGGACAACCTGAAACCAAAGAATTCGGTGGATCTTGAGTTCATAGAAAACAAGGAAGTAAAGGCCTGGAAGGACATCTGGTCCGCCGGGCAGGGGGTGGGGGCCGTTAAGAAAGTTCAGCCTGTCGCTGAACTGGTGGCGGACCTTCAACGGGAATACGATGAGGCGCTTGCCGGGTTGTGCAAAGGGAAGCGGGTCCAGGGATGA
- a CDS encoding enoyl-CoA hydratase/isomerase family protein has protein sequence MTDKRLVYWEREDKLVIITIDNPPLNVLSFEVMEQLEEVLRQVAADPEISVVIVTGAGEKAFVAGADIKGFPSMMEMDEEDLYRQALRIHRPFNLLDSIDKPVIAAVNGLALGGGCELALACDIRIMEEQALIGLPEIKLGIFPGGGGTQRLPRLIGEARAKEMMFTGEPITAEEALRIGLVNRVVPQGQALASAKELAGKIAGMSLPALTRIKKCVDEGLHLPILEGMAVEAKYFAEIFKLEDAREGIHAFIEKRVPRFANR, from the coding sequence TTGACGGACAAACGTCTGGTGTATTGGGAGCGGGAAGACAAACTTGTCATTATTACCATTGACAATCCTCCGCTCAACGTGTTGAGTTTTGAGGTGATGGAGCAACTGGAGGAAGTGCTGCGCCAGGTTGCCGCCGATCCGGAAATATCGGTAGTGATTGTGACCGGGGCGGGTGAGAAGGCCTTTGTAGCCGGAGCCGACATCAAGGGATTCCCGTCCATGATGGAGATGGATGAGGAGGACCTGTATCGGCAAGCCCTTCGTATACACAGACCGTTTAATCTGTTGGACTCCATTGACAAACCGGTGATTGCCGCAGTCAACGGGTTGGCACTGGGTGGTGGATGTGAACTGGCATTGGCCTGCGACATCCGTATCATGGAGGAGCAAGCGCTGATCGGGCTGCCGGAAATCAAGTTGGGAATCTTCCCGGGAGGCGGGGGAACGCAGCGTTTGCCGCGGTTGATCGGGGAAGCAAGAGCCAAAGAAATGATGTTTACCGGGGAACCGATTACGGCCGAAGAGGCTTTGCGAATCGGCCTGGTCAACCGGGTGGTCCCACAGGGGCAAGCGCTGGCCAGCGCGAAGGAACTGGCGGGCAAAATTGCGGGAATGTCTCTGCCCGCCCTGACCCGGATCAAGAAGTGCGTCGATGAGGGGCTTCATCTGCCCATACTGGAAGGAATGGCCGTAGAAGCCAAGTATTTCGCAGAGATTTTTAAGCTGGAAGACGCTCGCGAAGGGATCCACGCCTTCATTGAGAAACGGGTTCCCCGGTTTGCCAATCGTTGA